One window of the Nodosilinea sp. PGN35 genome contains the following:
- a CDS encoding M20 family metallopeptidase, which translates to MFATTAPPLPVNRDRIRPAIQALQEQLVTWRRGLHQRPELGFKEWLTADFICEKLSEWGIEHQRHIAQTGVAAVIEGSRHGPVLGIRADMDALPIQEENPVPYCSQHDGVMHACGHDGHVAIALGTAYYLATHRDFAGTVKIVFQPAEEGPGGAKPMIEAGVLKNPDVEAMIGLHLWNNLPLGTVGVRTGALMAASEFFTCTVQGKGGHGALPHQTVDSIVVGAQIVNALQTIVARNIDPTKAAVVTVGQFHAGKAQNVIADTATFGGTVRYFDPAYADYFAPRLEQIIAGICQAHGANYSFDYRALYPPVINDAAMADLVRSVALAVVETPAGVVPDCHTMGGEDMAFFLQEVPGCYFFLGSANADKALAYPHHHPRFDFDETALGLGVEMFVRCVEAYFQP; encoded by the coding sequence ATGTTTGCCACCACCGCTCCGCCGCTGCCCGTCAACCGCGATCGCATTCGTCCCGCCATCCAGGCGCTGCAAGAGCAGCTAGTCACCTGGCGGCGCGGCCTGCACCAGAGGCCCGAGCTGGGGTTTAAAGAATGGCTGACCGCTGACTTTATCTGCGAAAAGCTCAGCGAGTGGGGTATTGAGCACCAGCGCCACATCGCCCAAACCGGCGTGGCGGCGGTGATCGAGGGCAGCCGCCACGGCCCGGTGCTGGGCATTCGCGCCGACATGGATGCCCTGCCCATTCAGGAAGAAAACCCCGTGCCCTACTGCTCGCAGCACGACGGGGTGATGCACGCCTGCGGCCACGACGGCCACGTGGCGATCGCCCTGGGCACCGCCTACTACCTCGCTACCCACCGCGACTTTGCGGGCACCGTCAAAATCGTCTTTCAGCCTGCCGAAGAGGGGCCGGGGGGCGCGAAACCCATGATCGAGGCCGGGGTGCTCAAAAACCCCGACGTGGAGGCGATGATTGGCCTGCACCTGTGGAACAACCTGCCCCTGGGCACCGTGGGCGTACGCACCGGGGCGCTGATGGCGGCCTCCGAATTTTTTACCTGCACGGTGCAGGGCAAGGGGGGCCACGGGGCGCTGCCCCACCAAACCGTGGATTCCATCGTGGTGGGGGCGCAGATTGTCAACGCGCTGCAAACCATTGTGGCCCGCAATATCGACCCCACCAAGGCAGCGGTGGTCACCGTGGGCCAGTTTCACGCGGGCAAGGCCCAAAACGTGATTGCCGACACCGCCACCTTTGGCGGCACCGTGCGCTACTTCGACCCGGCCTACGCCGACTACTTTGCCCCCCGCCTGGAGCAGATCATCGCGGGCATTTGCCAGGCCCACGGGGCCAACTACAGCTTTGACTACCGGGCGCTGTACCCGCCTGTGATCAACGATGCGGCCATGGCCGACCTGGTGCGATCGGTGGCTTTGGCGGTGGTCGAGACCCCGGCGGGGGTAGTGCCCGACTGCCACACCATGGGCGGCGAAGACATGGCTTTCTTTTTGCAGGAAGTGCCGGGGTGCTACTTCTTTTTGGGCTCGGCCAACGCCGACAAGGCCCTGGCCTACCCCCACCACCACCCCCGCTTCGACTTCGACGAAACCGCCCTGGGCCTCGGCGTCGAGATGTTCGTGCGCTGCGTAGAGGCCTACTTTCAGCCTTAG